One Rickettsiales bacterium genomic region harbors:
- a CDS encoding cold-shock protein, giving the protein MATGTVKWFNSSKGFGFITPDDGAGDVFVHISAVELAGLSGLDDNQKVSYDIESSKGKESAVNIKLV; this is encoded by the coding sequence ATGGCTACAGGTACAGTAAAATGGTTTAATTCCAGTAAAGGTTTTGGTTTTATTACTCCGGATGATGGAGCAGGTGATGTATTCGTACATATCAGCGCTGTCGAATTGGCGGGATTGTCAGGTCTTGATGATAATCAAAAAGTTAGTTACGACATAGAATCAAGTAAAGGCAAAGAATCTGCTGTTAACATCAAGTTAGTATAG